From a single Aggregatilinea lenta genomic region:
- a CDS encoding HIT domain-containing protein: protein MTDDFYCDEVLSGRTPVDVVIETPTVLAYHHTRPFWPVHIVVIPKRHVASLLALQVEDAPLLIELVQVIQQVATQVVEQHGACRVLTNLGRYQDSKHLHWHVSAGEPLR from the coding sequence ATGACGGATGATTTCTACTGCGACGAGGTGCTCAGTGGCCGGACGCCGGTGGACGTGGTGATCGAGACGCCGACCGTGCTGGCGTACCACCACACGCGCCCGTTCTGGCCGGTACATATCGTCGTGATCCCCAAGCGGCACGTCGCGTCGCTGCTGGCGCTCCAGGTCGAAGACGCGCCGCTGCTGATCGAGCTGGTGCAGGTCATCCAGCAGGTGGCGACGCAGGTCGTCGAGCAGCATGGCGCATGCCGGGTGCTGACCAACCTGGGACGCTACCAGGATTCGAAGCACCTGCACTGGCACGTCAGCGCAGGCGAGCCGCTGCGCTAA
- a CDS encoding MOSC domain-containing protein, whose product MTPTKHTLHGKVIRTMVGQDPTTILSTAQDSVQVTFAGIEGDHHAGLTRISSGSGHYARGTEIRNERQVTLVSVEELADVAQKMGIPDIQAEWICANLLVEGIPALTQLPPSTRLYFEGGVTLVVEGENPPCTGAGGSIQSHYPDVEGLTTRFPKAAIHQRGLLASVERPGTLAAGEAVRVEVPDLLPYQTFTEPENQS is encoded by the coding sequence ATGACACCCACTAAACACACACTGCATGGCAAGGTGATCCGCACGATGGTCGGGCAGGACCCGACGACCATCCTCTCCACGGCCCAGGACTCGGTTCAGGTGACGTTCGCGGGCATCGAAGGTGACCACCACGCGGGGCTGACGCGCATCAGCAGTGGCAGCGGCCACTACGCGCGCGGCACGGAGATCCGCAACGAGCGGCAGGTGACGCTCGTCTCGGTCGAGGAGCTGGCCGACGTGGCGCAGAAGATGGGCATTCCCGACATTCAAGCCGAATGGATCTGTGCAAATTTGCTGGTCGAGGGCATCCCCGCGCTGACGCAGCTGCCGCCGTCCACACGCCTGTACTTTGAGGGCGGGGTGACGCTGGTGGTCGAGGGCGAAAATCCGCCGTGCACCGGAGCAGGCGGATCGATCCAGTCGCACTATCCTGACGTGGAAGGGCTGACCACCCGCTTCCCGAAGGCCGCGATCCACCAGCGCGGGCTGCTGGCCTCCGTCGAGCGGCCCGGCACGCTGGCGGCAGGCGAGGCGGTGCGCGTCGAAGTGCCCGATTTGCTGCCGTATCAGACCTTCACGGAGCCGGAAAACCAGTCATGA
- a CDS encoding helix-hairpin-helix domain-containing protein produces the protein MSVRQRLDPIEQTLAYFMGLGLAIILLAFWLGGLENVDSGDATGLLIVGATVLVLSTIAWMYFSQPWKSFGNFEPVEDQAHSAHASRALVTAESHLPAVVEAPGLPVPVETQDAAEPVPVEMEAEPEAAMPVTEEPLPFVTDTLTQITGIGARVAQGLNDAGITTLAQIAAMSPEDLANTVREQGVRLVGSTDTWPAQAQALLDDRSE, from the coding sequence GTGTCTGTACGCCAACGATTGGATCCCATCGAGCAAACCCTTGCCTACTTCATGGGCCTGGGCCTCGCCATCATTCTGCTGGCGTTCTGGCTCGGCGGGCTGGAAAACGTCGATAGCGGCGACGCGACGGGCCTGTTGATCGTCGGCGCGACGGTGCTGGTCCTCAGCACGATCGCCTGGATGTACTTCAGCCAGCCGTGGAAGTCGTTCGGCAACTTCGAGCCAGTCGAGGATCAGGCGCACAGCGCGCACGCGTCGCGCGCGCTCGTCACCGCCGAGTCGCATCTGCCCGCCGTGGTCGAAGCGCCGGGGCTGCCCGTGCCAGTCGAGACGCAGGACGCCGCCGAACCGGTGCCCGTCGAGATGGAAGCGGAACCCGAAGCCGCCATGCCGGTCACCGAAGAACCGCTGCCGTTCGTGACCGACACCTTAACGCAGATCACCGGGATCGGGGCGCGGGTCGCGCAGGGCCTCAACGACGCTGGAATCACCACGCTGGCACAGATTGCCGCGATGTCGCCCGAAGATCTGGCGAACACAGTGCGCGAGCAGGGCGTGCGGCTGGTCGGCAGTACGGACACCTGGCCCGCGCAGGCGCAGGCGCTGCTCGACGACCGCAGCGAGTGA
- a CDS encoding ArnT family glycosyltransferase — protein MNPSVSRDVTPAVRRSWWPWLWWAVIALLLFAAAVATTLQFVPSLTYQQRDSGVYGYGGMVLARGGVMYVDVWDNKLPGVHTINALAFTAFGVGRWAQWWADVIFVWAASVALYWLIREAFGFRWLAWATALIFLLFAHYDAIVSDVNYTEVYALLPQVLAFAFGFQFLRQPRYRWTFLVGLCAAVALIIKQSTVSFAPAYVMAILLAGPSVRGATQRWRYLGATILGGLSVLGVLALYLLVHGVLVTGIVAGFIAPGEFHHWVGAVPFLDTIEQTLMDSKVPDVYGPLGWVLIPGVLAAGWWSLRRPYVAPVDGARATLALWVVITFPLDLVLVNPTGRGASPGYEHYYATLIPALMIMMAAGLAALARVRWVPVWGRALVVLAAVAWCGYHAGERPWDVTTTQLEDADWDVTGPPILGDLSIFVAANTGPDDTVLNWGASPYINFQSERLSPTRFFYAYGLVVPNEDSQERIADMIAELDAAPPAMIVDTTLYDGNRVPPLDPEQRVEWWVRGGRRDVADLSPLYDWVAANCTVRDRINLVTVYRCGE, from the coding sequence TTGAATCCATCCGTTTCCCGCGACGTGACTCCCGCTGTGCGCCGGTCATGGTGGCCGTGGCTGTGGTGGGCGGTGATCGCCCTGCTGCTGTTCGCGGCGGCGGTTGCCACGACGCTGCAGTTCGTCCCCTCGCTGACCTACCAGCAGCGCGACAGCGGAGTGTACGGTTACGGCGGGATGGTTCTGGCGCGCGGCGGCGTGATGTACGTGGACGTGTGGGATAACAAGCTGCCGGGCGTGCACACGATTAACGCGCTGGCCTTCACGGCCTTCGGCGTGGGACGCTGGGCGCAGTGGTGGGCGGACGTGATCTTCGTGTGGGCGGCGTCGGTCGCGCTGTACTGGCTGATCCGCGAGGCGTTCGGGTTCCGCTGGCTGGCGTGGGCTACCGCGTTGATCTTCCTGCTGTTTGCCCACTACGACGCCATCGTGTCAGACGTCAATTACACCGAGGTCTACGCCCTGCTGCCGCAGGTGCTCGCGTTTGCGTTCGGTTTCCAGTTCCTGCGCCAGCCGCGCTATCGCTGGACGTTCCTTGTGGGGCTGTGCGCCGCCGTCGCGTTGATCATCAAGCAGTCTACGGTGAGTTTCGCGCCCGCTTACGTCATGGCGATCCTGCTCGCGGGGCCGTCCGTACGCGGCGCGACACAGCGCTGGCGCTACCTCGGCGCGACGATTCTGGGCGGGCTGTCGGTGTTAGGCGTGTTGGCGCTTTACCTGCTGGTGCACGGTGTGCTCGTGACGGGCATCGTGGCGGGATTCATTGCGCCGGGTGAGTTCCATCACTGGGTTGGGGCGGTCCCGTTTCTGGACACCATCGAACAGACGCTGATGGATAGCAAAGTGCCGGACGTCTACGGGCCGCTGGGCTGGGTGCTGATTCCGGGCGTGCTGGCTGCCGGATGGTGGTCGCTGCGGCGTCCCTATGTCGCGCCTGTGGACGGCGCGCGAGCGACACTCGCGCTGTGGGTCGTGATCACGTTCCCGCTCGATCTGGTGCTGGTCAACCCGACCGGGCGCGGGGCATCGCCGGGCTACGAGCATTATTACGCTACGCTAATTCCGGCGCTGATGATCATGATGGCGGCGGGCCTCGCGGCGCTGGCGCGGGTGCGGTGGGTTCCAGTCTGGGGGCGGGCGCTGGTGGTGCTGGCAGCGGTCGCATGGTGCGGTTATCATGCCGGGGAACGCCCTTGGGACGTGACGACGACGCAGCTCGAAGACGCGGATTGGGACGTGACCGGACCGCCCATTTTGGGCGACCTATCGATCTTCGTGGCGGCGAACACCGGGCCGGACGATACCGTGCTGAATTGGGGCGCGTCGCCGTATATCAACTTCCAGTCGGAGCGGCTCAGTCCGACCAGATTTTTCTATGCGTATGGGCTGGTCGTGCCAAACGAGGACAGCCAGGAACGCATCGCGGACATGATCGCGGAGTTGGACGCCGCGCCGCCCGCGATGATCGTGGACACGACCCTATACGACGGGAACCGCGTACCGCCGCTGGACCCGGAGCAGCGCGTTGAGTGGTGGGTGCGCGGTGGGCGGCGCGACGTGGCCGACCTCAGCCCGCTGTACGACTGGGTCGCCGCGAACTGCACGGTCCGGGATCGCATCAATTTAGTGACGGTCTACCGCTGCGGCGAGTAG
- a CDS encoding malate dehydrogenase — translation MKEPIRVAITGGAGQIGYSLLFRLANGETFGVDQPVILQILEIPQAVEALRGVVMELRDCAYPLLQDIIASDDEKVVFNDANWAILVGGKPRGPGMERADVIRDNAPIFVAQGKAINDYAADDIRVLVVANPCNTNALIAMNSAPDVPADRWMAMTRLDQNRAVAQLADKAGVQPAAVSHMAIWGNHSPTMLPDFEHAQIGGQPVTSVIDDRAWLEGDFVEKVQQRGKEVIDARGKSSAASAANAVVDHIRSMVQPTEGTWFSAAIYADGNPYGLPGGLFSSFPLRMMGSGYEVVSGLELSDYARRKIGTSIEELQEEREAVADLLK, via the coding sequence GTGAAAGAGCCGATCCGCGTAGCCATCACCGGGGGGGCGGGCCAAATTGGCTACAGCCTGCTGTTCCGGCTGGCGAACGGCGAGACGTTTGGAGTTGACCAACCCGTCATTTTGCAGATCCTGGAGATCCCGCAGGCTGTCGAGGCGCTGCGTGGGGTCGTGATGGAGCTGCGTGACTGCGCATATCCGCTGCTGCAAGATATCATCGCCTCGGACGACGAAAAGGTGGTGTTTAACGACGCGAACTGGGCGATTCTGGTCGGCGGCAAGCCGCGCGGGCCGGGCATGGAACGCGCGGATGTCATCCGCGACAACGCCCCGATTTTTGTCGCACAGGGCAAAGCGATTAACGACTACGCGGCGGACGACATCCGCGTGCTGGTCGTCGCCAACCCGTGCAACACCAACGCTCTGATCGCTATGAACAGCGCGCCGGACGTCCCGGCGGATCGCTGGATGGCGATGACCCGGCTCGACCAGAACCGCGCCGTGGCGCAGCTCGCCGACAAGGCGGGCGTGCAGCCGGCAGCAGTGTCACACATGGCGATCTGGGGCAACCACAGCCCGACGATGCTGCCGGACTTTGAGCACGCACAGATCGGCGGCCAGCCGGTGACGAGCGTCATCGACGACCGGGCGTGGCTGGAAGGCGACTTCGTGGAGAAGGTCCAGCAGCGCGGCAAGGAAGTCATCGACGCGCGCGGCAAGAGCAGCGCGGCCAGCGCCGCCAACGCTGTGGTGGATCACATCCGCAGCATGGTCCAGCCCACCGAGGGCACGTGGTTCAGCGCGGCGATCTACGCCGATGGCAACCCTTACGGTCTGCCGGGCGGCCTGTTCTCGTCCTTCCCACTGCGCATGATGGGCAGCGGCTACGAAGTGGTCAGCGGGCTGGAGCTGAGCGACTACGCGCGCCGGAAGATCGGCACCTCCATCGAGGAGCTGCAAGAGGAACGCGAAGCGGTCGCAGACCTGCTGAAATAG
- a CDS encoding metallophosphoesterase, whose amino-acid sequence MPDRFLNLTDGVAFIVSDLHGDRDAFDRCLDHFYRLHRRGEVQYLILLGDLIHRSGPAEQDASLSMALDVLALYDELGPAVVMLLGNHEMPHIYGVTLSKGDQDYTPRFEHALGAYRTAVVGLFERLPFLVRTGAGVMLSHAGPSMDVIALADPLRTYNHCAVLAEADQMLAELAPIEEAYRMFGTHHGAPYERLAQHILAVSGPADPRFSHLLRGFIVGQRSRTFNMLWDLLFTRNEYGLNATAYLNGCQRFLEAFGTDAPAPQRVMVSGHIGTRGGHSIINAHHLRLSSAAHAHPREAGEYLLLDCARPVESADALLAGLRPVF is encoded by the coding sequence ATGCCGGACCGTTTCCTCAACCTGACCGATGGCGTCGCCTTCATCGTCAGCGATCTTCACGGCGATCGTGATGCGTTCGACCGCTGTCTGGATCACTTTTACCGGTTGCACAGACGCGGCGAGGTCCAGTATTTGATCCTGCTCGGCGACCTCATCCACCGCAGCGGCCCCGCCGAACAGGACGCCAGCTTGAGCATGGCGCTCGACGTGCTGGCGCTGTACGACGAGCTGGGTCCCGCCGTGGTGATGCTGCTGGGCAATCACGAGATGCCACACATTTATGGCGTCACGCTCTCGAAGGGCGACCAGGACTACACGCCGCGCTTCGAGCACGCGCTGGGCGCGTACCGCACGGCAGTCGTCGGCCTGTTCGAGCGGCTGCCCTTCCTGGTCCGCACGGGCGCGGGCGTGATGCTCTCGCACGCCGGGCCGTCGATGGACGTAATCGCTCTGGCCGACCCGCTTCGCACGTACAATCACTGCGCCGTGCTGGCCGAAGCCGACCAGATGCTGGCGGAGCTAGCCCCTATCGAAGAAGCCTATCGCATGTTCGGCACGCATCACGGCGCGCCATACGAGCGGCTGGCCCAGCACATCCTGGCGGTGAGCGGCCCCGCCGACCCGCGTTTCTCGCACCTGCTGCGCGGCTTCATCGTCGGCCAGCGCAGCCGGACGTTCAATATGCTGTGGGACCTGCTGTTCACGCGCAACGAATACGGCCTGAACGCGACGGCCTATCTCAACGGCTGCCAGCGCTTTCTGGAGGCGTTCGGCACGGACGCCCCCGCCCCGCAGCGCGTGATGGTCAGCGGGCACATCGGCACGCGCGGCGGACACTCGATCATCAACGCGCACCACCTGCGCCTGTCCAGCGCCGCACACGCCCACCCACGCGAGGCGGGCGAGTATCTGCTGCTGGACTGCGCTCGTCCCGTCGAGTCTGCCGACGCGCTGCTCGCCGGACTGCGACCCGTCTTCTAA
- a CDS encoding histidine phosphatase family protein, whose product MHTRVYNIRHGETAWNALGRWQGHAPVPLNDVGLAQARQLARWLAQSDERIDVIYSSDLKRAMQTAGAVGDALKLNVLPDQRLREVDLGEWQGLNSSEAEAWDTERYAAFRADWYNVPTPGGESRNELKARVRAAFDEITARHAGQHVALVTHGGTLGMLIESLFGRIERPTLTNTSLTVVEQESAQSEWRLVNIAWAPHLADAPLGETW is encoded by the coding sequence ATGCACACGCGTGTGTACAACATCCGGCACGGCGAAACGGCCTGGAACGCGCTGGGCCGCTGGCAGGGTCACGCACCCGTGCCGCTCAACGACGTCGGACTGGCCCAGGCGCGGCAGCTCGCGCGCTGGCTGGCGCAGTCCGACGAACGCATCGACGTCATTTACAGCAGCGATCTCAAGCGCGCCATGCAAACCGCCGGAGCCGTTGGCGACGCGCTGAAGCTGAACGTGCTGCCCGACCAGCGCCTGCGCGAAGTGGACCTGGGCGAATGGCAGGGCCTGAACAGCAGCGAAGCCGAAGCCTGGGACACCGAGCGCTACGCGGCGTTCCGCGCCGACTGGTACAACGTGCCCACGCCCGGTGGCGAATCGCGCAACGAGCTGAAAGCGCGCGTCCGCGCCGCATTCGACGAGATCACGGCCCGCCACGCCGGGCAGCACGTCGCCCTGGTCACGCACGGCGGTACACTCGGCATGCTGATCGAGAGCCTGTTCGGGCGCATCGAGCGCCCCACCCTGACCAACACGTCCCTGACCGTCGTCGAACAGGAATCGGCCCAAAGTGAGTGGCGACTTGTGAATATTGCCTGGGCGCCGCATCTCGCCGACGCCCCATTGGGCGAAACGTGGTGA
- the pckA gene encoding phosphoenolpyruvate carboxykinase (ATP), giving the protein MEEYRSSYGLENHGFKNLEREFWNLSTPALYEQAIRHHEGVIAHLGPLVARTGDHTGRAPNDKFIVREPGSEGDIWWGPINRDCTEENFERMHKRMMQYLENSSVFVQDLYAGADPRYRLPIRVITELAWHSMFARNMFLRIFEPDALRTHVPEFTVIDVPSLSADKEEFATSSGAFIYLSFKHKMVLIGGTQYAGEIKKSIFTVMNYLRPKQGVMAMHCSANYGKDRDDVALFFGLSGTGKTTLSADTTRTLIGDDEHGWSDDGVFNFEGGCYAKVIRLSPTGEPEIWEATRRFGTLLENVAIDAQRRRIDLDDDTYTENTRASYPITHIPNADYGGVAGHPKHVIFLTADAFGVMSPIAKLSPDQAQYHFLAGYTAKVAGTEQGITEPSATFSTCFGAPFMPLHPTVYAKLLADKVRDNNVQLWMVNTGWTGGPYGLGSRMSLAYTRAMVRAAQEGRLNDVETRTDPVFGFEIPLHVPGVPDEILDPRSTWADPAAYDKKASDLAKRFHKYMAQFEDAMSDAVKAAAPKA; this is encoded by the coding sequence ATGGAAGAGTATCGCAGCAGCTACGGCCTTGAAAACCACGGCTTCAAGAATCTCGAACGTGAATTTTGGAATCTGTCTACTCCGGCATTGTACGAACAGGCCATCCGTCACCACGAGGGCGTCATCGCGCACCTGGGGCCGCTGGTCGCCCGTACCGGCGATCACACGGGCCGCGCGCCGAACGACAAGTTCATCGTGCGCGAGCCGGGCAGTGAGGGCGACATCTGGTGGGGTCCCATCAACCGCGACTGCACCGAAGAAAACTTCGAGCGCATGCACAAGCGCATGATGCAGTATCTGGAAAACTCGAGCGTCTTCGTGCAGGACCTCTACGCCGGGGCCGACCCGCGCTATCGCCTGCCGATCCGCGTCATCACCGAGCTGGCCTGGCACAGCATGTTCGCGCGCAACATGTTCCTGCGCATCTTCGAGCCGGACGCGCTGCGCACCCACGTACCGGAATTCACCGTGATTGACGTGCCGAGCTTGTCCGCCGACAAGGAAGAGTTCGCGACGTCATCCGGCGCATTCATCTACCTGAGCTTCAAGCACAAGATGGTGCTCATCGGCGGCACGCAGTATGCGGGTGAAATCAAGAAGTCGATCTTCACCGTGATGAACTACCTGCGCCCCAAGCAAGGCGTCATGGCCATGCACTGCTCGGCCAACTATGGCAAGGACCGCGACGACGTGGCGCTGTTCTTCGGTTTGAGCGGCACCGGCAAGACCACTCTCTCCGCCGATACGACGCGCACGCTCATCGGCGACGACGAGCACGGCTGGAGCGACGATGGCGTGTTCAACTTTGAGGGCGGCTGCTACGCCAAGGTGATCCGCCTCTCGCCCACCGGCGAGCCGGAAATCTGGGAGGCGACCCGCCGCTTCGGCACGCTGCTGGAAAACGTCGCCATCGACGCGCAGCGCCGCCGTATTGACCTGGACGACGACACCTACACCGAAAACACGCGCGCTTCCTACCCGATCACCCATATCCCGAACGCGGATTACGGCGGGGTCGCTGGACACCCGAAGCACGTCATCTTCCTGACGGCGGATGCCTTCGGCGTGATGTCGCCCATCGCCAAGCTGTCGCCTGATCAGGCGCAATATCACTTCCTGGCGGGCTACACGGCAAAAGTCGCCGGGACCGAACAAGGCATCACCGAGCCGTCGGCCACCTTCAGCACCTGCTTCGGCGCGCCGTTCATGCCGCTGCACCCGACCGTCTACGCCAAACTGCTGGCCGACAAGGTGCGCGACAACAACGTGCAGTTGTGGATGGTCAACACCGGCTGGACCGGCGGCCCCTACGGGCTGGGCAGCCGCATGAGCCTCGCCTACACCCGCGCGATGGTGCGCGCCGCGCAGGAAGGCCGCCTGAACGACGTCGAGACGCGGACCGACCCCGTCTTCGGCTTCGAAATTCCGCTGCACGTGCCGGGCGTGCCGGACGAGATCCTCGATCCG